Proteins from a genomic interval of Lycium ferocissimum isolate CSIRO_LF1 chromosome 2, AGI_CSIRO_Lferr_CH_V1, whole genome shotgun sequence:
- the LOC132041417 gene encoding protein POLAR LOCALIZATION DURING ASYMMETRIC DIVISION AND REDISTRIBUTION-like isoform X1 has translation MGSDDYCSISIITARACTEIRKRRSETCTTCISPRWIFSRWFERSGKAAEKVNHDEKQLQYGSRNNDNNKKKKKKEHSLKEFDTKSSSPSMALEDPGGDKKADSMNLGIGFGLIYLFNATKNELNKIIEIRREMEILLHNSKMEFQNQARIRNSISSASKSRAKISHYDSDCVEQCTYSTDIEEEAEITCSRDHLLNCKLMERRERNLEMNQLEAELEVELERLHFDVDSEVLLKYPTQRNAETSSSELELWQIMDEYSSGEGSLSTGFAEVYNPITTIENCGVPAEELNRRLHELLQTRQEERIKELESALESTMQKLAEKEKEICWWRDTAKVFSQHAPSRRSLGKLD, from the exons ATGGGAAGTGATGATTATTGCAgcatatccattatcacagcaAGAGCTTGTACAGAAATTAGGAAAAGAAGATCAGAAACGTGTACTACTTGTATATCGCCAAGGTGGATTTTCTCGCGGTGGTTTGAGAGAAGTGGTAAGGCTGCAGAGAAAGTGAATCATGATGAGAAACAGCTTCAATATGGTAGCAGaaacaatgacaacaacaagaagaagaaaaagaaggagcatTCTCTTAAAGAATTTGATACCAAGTCATCATCACCATCTATGGCACTGGAAGACCCAG GAGGGGACAAGAAAGCGGACTCTATGAACCTAGGCATTGGATTTGGTCTAATTTATCTGTTTAATGCTACCAAAAATGAGCTGAACAAGATTATtgagattcgtagagaaatgGAAATCCTGCTTCATAATTCCAAGATGGAATTCCAAAACCAAGCAAGAATCAGAAATAGTATTTCTTCTGCATCAAAATCCAGAGCCAAAATCTCACACTACGATTCAGATTGTGTTGAACAATGTACATACTCAACTGACATTGAAGAAGAAGCAGAAATCACTTGCAGCCGTGATCACCTTTTGAACTGCAAATTAATGGAAAGAAGGGAAAGGAATTTGGAAATGAACCAACTTGAAGCAGAGCTTGAAGTCGAATTAGAACGTTTGCACTTCGATGTAGATTCAGAAGTTTTATTGAAATATCCAACACAAAGAAATGCAGAG ACCTCAAGTAGTGAACTTGAATTGTGGCAGATTATGGATGAATATAGCTCAGGGGAAGGAAGCCTTAGCACAGGGTTTGCAGAAGTCTACAACCCTATAACAACAATAGAAAACTGTGGAGTTCCTGCTGAAGAattaaacaggaggctgcatgAGCTTCTACAGACAAGGCAAGAAGAAAGGATCAAAGAACTGGAGTCAGCTTTAGAATCCACCATGCAAAAACttgcagaaaaagaaaaagagatctGTTGGTGGAGAGATACTGCCAAGGTCTTTTCTCAACATGCTCCGAGTCGTCGATCGCTTGGTAAGTTAGATTAA
- the LOC132041417 gene encoding protein POLAR LOCALIZATION DURING ASYMMETRIC DIVISION AND REDISTRIBUTION-like isoform X2, with product MGSDDYCSISIITARACTEIRKRRSETCTTCISPRWIFSRWFERSGKAAEKVNHDEKQLQYGSRNNDNNKKKKKKEHSLKEFDTKSSSPSMALEDPGGDKKADSMNLGIGFGLIYLFNATKNELNKIIEIRREMEILLHNSKMEFQNQARIRNSISSASKSRAKISHYDSDCVEQCTYSTDIEEEAEITCSRDHLLNCKLMERRERNLEMNQLEAELEVELERLHFDVDSEVLLKYPTQRNAEIMDEYSSGEGSLSTGFAEVYNPITTIENCGVPAEELNRRLHELLQTRQEERIKELESALESTMQKLAEKEKEICWWRDTAKVFSQHAPSRRSLGKLD from the exons ATGGGAAGTGATGATTATTGCAgcatatccattatcacagcaAGAGCTTGTACAGAAATTAGGAAAAGAAGATCAGAAACGTGTACTACTTGTATATCGCCAAGGTGGATTTTCTCGCGGTGGTTTGAGAGAAGTGGTAAGGCTGCAGAGAAAGTGAATCATGATGAGAAACAGCTTCAATATGGTAGCAGaaacaatgacaacaacaagaagaagaaaaagaaggagcatTCTCTTAAAGAATTTGATACCAAGTCATCATCACCATCTATGGCACTGGAAGACCCAG GAGGGGACAAGAAAGCGGACTCTATGAACCTAGGCATTGGATTTGGTCTAATTTATCTGTTTAATGCTACCAAAAATGAGCTGAACAAGATTATtgagattcgtagagaaatgGAAATCCTGCTTCATAATTCCAAGATGGAATTCCAAAACCAAGCAAGAATCAGAAATAGTATTTCTTCTGCATCAAAATCCAGAGCCAAAATCTCACACTACGATTCAGATTGTGTTGAACAATGTACATACTCAACTGACATTGAAGAAGAAGCAGAAATCACTTGCAGCCGTGATCACCTTTTGAACTGCAAATTAATGGAAAGAAGGGAAAGGAATTTGGAAATGAACCAACTTGAAGCAGAGCTTGAAGTCGAATTAGAACGTTTGCACTTCGATGTAGATTCAGAAGTTTTATTGAAATATCCAACACAAAGAAATGCAGAG ATTATGGATGAATATAGCTCAGGGGAAGGAAGCCTTAGCACAGGGTTTGCAGAAGTCTACAACCCTATAACAACAATAGAAAACTGTGGAGTTCCTGCTGAAGAattaaacaggaggctgcatgAGCTTCTACAGACAAGGCAAGAAGAAAGGATCAAAGAACTGGAGTCAGCTTTAGAATCCACCATGCAAAAACttgcagaaaaagaaaaagagatctGTTGGTGGAGAGATACTGCCAAGGTCTTTTCTCAACATGCTCCGAGTCGTCGATCGCTTGGTAAGTTAGATTAA
- the LOC132041431 gene encoding mediator of RNA polymerase II transcription subunit 9, translated as MDHFGGGSWSMIPNIQTHSNPSTPSNQDQLFLQQQQFQQQQFNQPQQLYQQQQQQQHQQQQQQQRYQQQMQQQQMQQQQQQQQQHQIQQQQQQQQQQQQQQQQQQHHQSLASHFHLLQLVENLADTIENGNRDQNSDALVTELKNQFEKCQQLLTSISGSISSRSMTVEGQKRKKAECEQLLNQRRDLVSRYKGSVEEIINSEL; from the exons ATGGACCATTTTGGAGGAGGAAGTTGGTCAATGATCCCCAACATCCAAACTCACAGTAATCCTTCCACACCCTCTAATCAAGACCAATTATTTCTTCAGCAACagcaatttcaacaacaacagtTCAATCAACCGCAACAGCTCtatcagcaacaacaacaacaacaacatcagcagcagcagcagcagcagcgcTATCAACAGCagatgcaacaacaacaaatgcagcaacagcagcagcagcagcagcagcaccAGATTCAACAACAGCAGCAACAGcaacagcagcagcagcagcagcagcaacaacaacagcacCACCAGTCACTTGCCTCTCACTTCCACCTTCTACAA TTGGTGGAGAATTTAGCTGATACTATTGAAAATGGAAATCGAGATCAGAATTCAGATGCATTG GTAACAGAATTGAAAAACCAGTTTGAGAAGTGCCAACAGCTGTTGACATCAATATCAGGGTCGATTAGCTCAAGGTCTATG ACGGTTGAGGGACAAAAGCGCAAAAAGGCAGAGTGCGAACAACTGCTAAATCAGCGAAG GGATCTTGTTTCGAGGTACAAAGGCTCTGTTGAGGAGATTATTAACTCTGAACTGTAG